The bacterium genome includes a window with the following:
- a CDS encoding FlgD immunoglobulin-like domain containing protein, whose amino-acid sequence MLSIISLFICSQLLDHFGFATINSPQTVGDSFSVTMYAFDAANQIVTTYNGHPYVYTSLGPAYCFKQVTFTNGTCTDSMMVTLAVVLSLVCDDYAGHTGQSNSFTVQPNVPIKLLSLVPNQTHEPGTLAGKSGTVIGQTAGEQFAITVYVTDRYSNIIDTTNHTVNCASNDPFISPPSIQTTNGIANFSLAFRTAGSRIMIFRDVTNPSIKSDTSSTVTVYAAQYSRLLVLLPGDTLLPGDTTHSIMNTPGKSGVTNDQYVSEDFVIMVYATDTMWNRTTASGYLIQLSGSSSFSNPAPQNLSNGEAQFLAQFTTSGEKSVSATDITNSIVSYENPVTILARASDFIITVDPDTISPGTYAIIGATVNDRNGTPIEGKLVSFSMIAGHGFIVPPFEAVYTNSGGYCQSQFAVSSGYFNEMDTILVSADNYAESTTCYVIIPDSTVMEGNLVAFPNPFGSISSGRQTRFMYYLSSSCNVIYAIYDPFGNLVHREDIAPGQNGARQGLNVITWDGRNDKHKRVASGIYYVVFKGYMHTNIFLEKRIKVGVIW is encoded by the coding sequence TTGCTTTCAATCATAAGCTTGTTCATTTGCAGTCAACTTCTTGATCACTTCGGTTTTGCCACGATAAATTCCCCGCAAACGGTTGGAGATTCTTTTTCTGTCACTATGTATGCTTTCGATGCCGCCAATCAGATCGTGACCACTTATAACGGACATCCATACGTCTATACATCGCTTGGTCCTGCCTATTGCTTTAAACAGGTCACATTCACGAACGGAACATGCACGGATAGCATGATGGTCACGCTCGCGGTAGTACTGTCGCTGGTCTGCGACGATTATGCGGGGCATACCGGTCAATCAAACAGTTTCACTGTTCAACCAAATGTACCTATAAAATTGCTGTCCCTTGTGCCCAACCAGACCCATGAACCGGGCACGCTGGCCGGCAAGTCAGGGACAGTTATTGGACAGACTGCCGGAGAGCAGTTCGCGATCACGGTTTATGTCACTGACCGATACTCAAATATCATCGATACGACGAACCACACGGTGAACTGCGCGAGCAATGATCCATTCATCTCGCCCCCGTCAATTCAAACGACTAATGGAATCGCTAATTTTTCATTGGCCTTTCGGACCGCTGGATCAAGGATAATGATCTTCCGCGATGTGACCAACCCGTCGATAAAAAGCGATACATCATCAACGGTAACCGTTTATGCCGCCCAATACTCAAGATTGCTCGTACTCCTGCCGGGTGATACACTCCTGCCCGGCGATACCACACATTCCATCATGAACACGCCGGGAAAATCCGGAGTGACAAACGACCAGTACGTATCCGAAGACTTTGTTATTATGGTCTATGCAACTGATACCATGTGGAACCGGACGACTGCTTCGGGATATCTCATCCAGCTTTCTGGTTCGTCGAGCTTTTCCAATCCTGCTCCTCAAAACCTTAGCAACGGAGAGGCGCAGTTCCTGGCGCAATTCACTACCAGCGGTGAAAAATCAGTATCTGCAACGGATATCACCAACAGCATCGTCAGTTATGAAAACCCGGTGACCATACTGGCACGCGCCAGTGATTTTATCATCACCGTGGATCCCGATACGATCTCACCGGGAACGTATGCCATTATTGGGGCCACTGTTAATGACCGGAACGGCACACCGATAGAAGGTAAACTCGTGTCTTTTTCAATGATTGCTGGCCACGGATTTATAGTACCTCCTTTCGAGGCGGTCTATACGAATTCTGGAGGTTATTGCCAGTCTCAGTTCGCGGTGTCATCAGGGTATTTCAATGAAATGGACACTATCCTGGTCAGTGCCGATAACTATGCAGAATCCACTACCTGTTATGTTATAATCCCGGATTCCACGGTGATGGAAGGCAATCTTGTTGCCTTCCCGAATCCGTTCGGTTCGATCAGTTCCGGCCGCCAGACGCGATTCATGTATTACCTCTCAAGCAGCTGTAACGTAATATACGCGATCTACGATCCGTTCGGGAACCTCGTTCATCGCGAGGATATCGCCCCGGGCCAGAACGGAGCTCGCCAGGGCCTTAATGTCATAACCTGGGATGGCCGCAATGACAAGCACAAGCGCGTTGCCAGCGGGATCTATTATGTCGTCTTCAAAGGCTACATGCATACCAATATCTTTCTGGAAAAAAGAATAAAGGTGGGTGTGATATGGTAA
- a CDS encoding PorV/PorQ family protein, with translation MVIRKLAGNAGSLHSQETQEAAPASRRRYCKRSDTAVLFLLLTVFLLTSVANAQDGGIAGAFLNYGVSPRTLAMGKAFTGLADDQEATYYNPAGLAQLYSHNVKMSYLELWGGRLEYLGYALPTRRVGTIGISVLNFGVDDIDSRDENMNEYSDIRYSLNCVIFSYAFQPVKLFSMGTNFKFVTTKLAQWGAMGIGGDVGLFILPRTNYTFGVTVQNLFGPTLKHTDASVTEADEYPPTFRIGGAIKLYQGKAVIVTDVVKNILDYTSVEPHFGLEFIPIMPLLTLRAGFDKNTVNAGIGLKKTWGKMTLGVDYSIELHHSSSYLLPYRHKIGLATDFGGFRTWIDATPKQFSPTPGRKENVAWLDIHYSSKREIVRWQIVIKNSYGEIVRTYAGWDAPPLRLNWDGLDDVGRLVADGCYNYEIVIIDKGGETINFSDHLTTIKTLGPQGEIEFVPQE, from the coding sequence ATGGTAATCCGCAAACTCGCAGGAAACGCAGGATCATTACATTCGCAGGAAACGCAGGAAGCGGCTCCTGCGAGCCGAAGGCGATACTGCAAGCGCAGCGATACTGCCGTTCTTTTTTTACTACTTACTGTCTTTTTACTAACTTCTGTCGCTAACGCTCAAGACGGCGGCATTGCCGGCGCGTTCCTTAACTACGGCGTGAGTCCCAGGACTCTCGCCATGGGCAAGGCGTTCACGGGCCTGGCTGATGACCAGGAGGCGACCTACTATAATCCCGCCGGTCTTGCCCAGCTTTATTCCCATAATGTCAAAATGTCTTATCTGGAGTTATGGGGCGGCCGGCTTGAATATCTCGGCTATGCCCTGCCCACGCGTCGGGTCGGCACAATCGGCATCAGTGTTCTCAATTTTGGCGTTGATGATATCGATTCCCGCGATGAAAATATGAACGAATATTCAGATATCAGGTATTCGCTGAACTGCGTTATTTTTTCCTACGCATTCCAGCCGGTAAAACTGTTCAGCATGGGAACTAATTTTAAGTTCGTCACCACGAAACTCGCACAGTGGGGTGCCATGGGCATTGGCGGTGATGTCGGGCTGTTCATCCTGCCACGTACCAATTACACTTTCGGGGTAACTGTCCAGAACTTATTCGGACCGACATTGAAGCACACGGATGCGTCAGTGACAGAAGCTGACGAGTACCCGCCGACCTTCCGGATCGGCGGCGCCATAAAACTATACCAGGGCAAGGCCGTGATCGTGACCGATGTCGTAAAAAATATTCTGGACTACACGAGCGTAGAGCCGCATTTTGGGCTTGAATTCATTCCCATAATGCCGCTTTTGACCCTGCGGGCGGGGTTTGATAAGAACACGGTCAACGCCGGCATCGGTCTGAAAAAAACCTGGGGCAAGATGACGCTCGGCGTTGACTATTCGATCGAACTGCACCATAGCTCAAGCTACCTGCTGCCATATCGCCACAAGATCGGCCTGGCGACCGATTTCGGCGGGTTCCGCACCTGGATCGACGCCACGCCCAAGCAATTCTCGCCGACACCCGGACGCAAAGAGAACGTCGCCTGGCTTGACATCCATTATTCGTCAAAACGCGAGATCGTTCGCTGGCAGATCGTCATCAAGAACAGCTACGGCGAGATCGTTCGTACTTATGCCGGCTGGGATGCTCCTCCATTGAGATTGAACTGGGACGGTCTTGACGACGTCGGCCGGCTTGTTGCCGACGGCTGCTACAACTACGAGATCGTCATTATTGATAAGGGCGGCGAGACCATCAACTTCAGCGACCATCTTACGACCATTAAAACCCTGGGACCCCAGGGTGAGATCGAATTCGTCCCGCAGGAATAA